In Listeria monocytogenes, the following proteins share a genomic window:
- a CDS encoding sugar ABC transporter permease gives MKKVLSQIRANRIWLLMVLPGLLWFLVFSYLPMFGTVIAFKDYKIDGKGFLSSIMSSDWVGLENFKFLFQTNDAFIITRNTVLYNLVFIIVGLFLGVALAIIFNSLLNKRGAKIYQTGMLFPHFLSWVVVSYFLFSFLSEDSGLMNNILLAFGQDPISWYNDPKYWPFILIMMNVWKGLGYGSIVYLAAIAGIDRTYYEAAMIDGAGKWQQIRHVTIPALTPLMVILTILNVGKIFNSDFGLFYQLPRNSGPLYPVTDVIDTYVYRGLTSLGDMSMSAAAGFYQSIVGFILVLLTNYIVKKINPEYGLF, from the coding sequence TTGAAAAAAGTTTTATCACAAATTCGAGCTAATCGAATTTGGCTTTTAATGGTACTTCCAGGCCTCCTTTGGTTCCTGGTTTTCTCATACTTACCAATGTTTGGTACAGTGATTGCATTCAAAGATTACAAGATTGATGGGAAAGGATTTTTATCCAGTATTATGAGTAGCGACTGGGTGGGACTTGAAAATTTTAAATTCCTATTCCAAACAAACGACGCTTTTATTATTACCCGAAACACCGTTCTTTATAATTTAGTATTTATTATTGTTGGGCTGTTTCTTGGTGTAGCACTTGCTATTATTTTCAACAGCTTACTAAATAAGCGAGGAGCAAAAATTTATCAAACGGGAATGCTTTTCCCCCATTTTTTATCATGGGTAGTTGTCAGCTATTTCTTGTTCAGCTTTTTGAGCGAAGACAGTGGGCTGATGAATAATATTTTACTTGCATTCGGACAGGACCCGATTTCCTGGTATAACGATCCGAAATACTGGCCGTTTATCCTTATCATGATGAATGTTTGGAAAGGCCTAGGTTATGGAAGTATTGTCTACCTTGCAGCGATTGCCGGAATTGACCGGACCTACTACGAGGCGGCTATGATTGATGGTGCTGGCAAATGGCAACAAATTAGGCATGTAACAATTCCGGCATTAACGCCACTGATGGTTATTTTAACGATTTTGAATGTCGGGAAGATTTTTAACTCTGATTTTGGTTTGTTTTATCAACTACCGCGAAATTCAGGCCCGCTTTATCCAGTGACGGATGTTATTGATACATATGTATACCGAGGTTTAACGTCACTTGGAGATATGAGTATGAGTGCGGCAGCTGGCTTCTATCAGTCCATCGTTGGCTTTATTCTAGTGTTACTCACAAACTACATCGTGAAAAAAATAAATCCAGAATATGGCTTATTTTAG
- a CDS encoding response regulator transcription factor, protein MLKIVLVDDEPLILKGLESIIPEFEQSIEIIGTAKNGAVALDLFANQQVDVLLTDIEMPVMNGLELIDEWKKRQPATKTIVLSGFEDFHYVKRGLSAGIENYLLKPLNEQELKETFIQIEKKQMTDSVIPKEEAYYILRDNTIWRWLNLRINKEEWEERLALYDMILNSKENAVLIQIQPTKEINLTEWKNLSEQYRKDFPFMLLTPENEIIIGITEPTSISEQILAIHQDVKKRLSNEAFYLFISEKVQGEMMYPQAFRQLTRLLPERLVQEPGSLIAYQKRTKHTWRPKRKQHQLAKLLVMNNEKEIKAWIQHFFKEWNDHKLESDPHQMLHILNELLVMMAESDPKELSESMGRIAEETSIEGLEEATLAYAIRYYNRKKQTDESKSPIIQNVLSYITEHFAEGMSLKTLGNDFHINAVYLGQLFQKEMGEHFTDYLNRYRVNYAKEELLQTKDNLTIIAGKSGYTDMAYFYRQFKKHTGETPNRYRKIHQ, encoded by the coding sequence ATGCTAAAAATTGTACTAGTAGACGACGAACCCCTTATTCTCAAAGGTTTAGAAAGTATTATTCCAGAATTTGAGCAATCGATTGAAATTATCGGGACAGCCAAAAATGGCGCAGTAGCCTTAGATTTATTTGCTAATCAACAAGTAGATGTCCTTTTGACCGATATAGAGATGCCTGTAATGAACGGACTAGAATTAATTGATGAATGGAAAAAACGACAACCCGCAACTAAAACGATTGTTCTTTCCGGATTTGAAGATTTTCATTATGTGAAACGCGGACTTTCAGCGGGAATCGAAAATTATTTACTAAAACCTTTAAATGAACAAGAATTAAAAGAAACGTTTATACAAATAGAGAAAAAACAAATGACAGACAGTGTGATACCAAAGGAAGAAGCGTATTACATCTTACGGGACAATACGATTTGGCGTTGGCTAAATTTACGAATTAACAAAGAAGAGTGGGAAGAGCGCCTGGCATTATACGATATGATTTTAAATTCAAAGGAAAATGCTGTTCTCATTCAAATTCAACCAACAAAAGAAATCAATCTGACTGAATGGAAAAATCTTTCTGAACAATATCGGAAGGACTTTCCATTTATGCTACTTACGCCAGAAAATGAAATAATTATAGGAATAACCGAACCAACCTCGATATCCGAACAAATTTTAGCGATTCACCAAGATGTGAAAAAACGCCTTTCGAATGAAGCTTTTTACCTATTTATCAGTGAAAAAGTGCAAGGTGAAATGATGTACCCGCAAGCCTTTCGCCAACTTACTAGGTTGCTTCCGGAACGACTTGTTCAAGAGCCTGGAAGCCTAATTGCCTATCAAAAACGTACCAAACATACTTGGCGTCCGAAAAGAAAGCAACATCAACTTGCGAAGCTCTTAGTGATGAATAACGAAAAAGAAATTAAAGCGTGGATCCAGCACTTTTTTAAAGAATGGAATGACCATAAATTGGAAAGCGACCCACATCAAATGCTCCATATTTTGAATGAGCTGCTTGTGATGATGGCGGAATCGGATCCGAAAGAGTTAAGCGAATCCATGGGGAGAATTGCCGAAGAAACGAGTATTGAGGGATTGGAAGAGGCGACGCTAGCCTACGCTATTCGTTACTATAATCGCAAAAAACAAACAGATGAATCAAAAAGCCCCATTATTCAAAATGTGCTTTCCTATATCACGGAACATTTCGCAGAAGGAATGTCTTTAAAAACGCTCGGTAACGACTTTCATATTAATGCTGTTTATCTCGGTCAACTTTTTCAGAAAGAAATGGGCGAACACTTTACGGATTATCTAAATCGCTACCGGGTGAACTATGCAAAAGAAGAATTGCTTCAAACAAAAGATAACTTAACTATCATCGCAGGGAAATCTGGTTATACCGATATGGCTTATTTTTATCGACAGTTCAAAAAGCACACAGGCGAAACACCAAATCGTTACCGAAAAATCCATCAATAA
- a CDS encoding sensor histidine kinase, producing MTQELPRKRVFKRMLLIFSLTSLFTVSLLLFFIYKYYTNIQLDANLQKAETIASKQLDALSEKQKALISLTQDIYRNSDLMQDVQIAMTNDYGSYTEQNIDNYFKSKNFYSVDMQTYLQSYFSYDEDIIALQLISDDGSYSYTFPSRYREWKETVDTYGEANIATEASKQGTFYTIENKIVVKQPINDPGTLKQMGYLLLYIDPTFLSKWITKDYQNSTFQIQNTKGVEVYSNHPKKQIQTPEKQGWLQADNKKVYFQKTEDETNGLKNNTFLYRVTDDSAPLIELTLFGIGLLLVIFSISINFVISRRYSKRILTIIGGMNRVENGTLDAKLPVDNNGDELTMISERFNHMTENLDAYVKKVYSLEMEEQKARLKALQGQMQPHFLYNSLEAIRMNARVEGAKATSDMIYQLATLLRYTANHREITTLGEEINYVKQYVRFMEMRHEQPIKLEINIEKRFNHTQIPRFALQPLIENFFKYAYKENQNPIVVITVTAENENLQFRIEDNGSGIDAEKLKEVQATIESKDETSHIGLANLNKRLQLLYGETYQLTIKSKANEGTVIMFQVPQNTGGEK from the coding sequence ATGACACAGGAATTGCCACGTAAGCGCGTTTTCAAAAGAATGTTACTAATTTTTTCTTTGACAAGTCTTTTTACGGTGAGCTTGTTACTTTTTTTCATATATAAGTACTATACAAATATTCAACTAGATGCCAACCTCCAAAAAGCAGAAACCATTGCGAGTAAGCAGCTGGACGCACTTTCGGAGAAGCAAAAGGCGTTAATTAGTTTAACACAAGATATTTATCGTAATAGCGATTTGATGCAAGATGTTCAAATCGCGATGACAAACGATTACGGTAGTTATACAGAGCAAAATATCGATAACTATTTTAAAAGTAAAAATTTTTATTCTGTAGATATGCAAACGTATTTACAGTCTTATTTTTCGTATGATGAGGATATTATCGCGCTGCAGCTCATTTCGGATGATGGTAGTTACTCTTATACATTTCCGAGCCGTTACCGGGAATGGAAAGAAACGGTTGATACATATGGGGAGGCAAATATCGCCACCGAAGCATCAAAGCAAGGAACATTTTATACAATCGAAAATAAAATAGTCGTGAAACAGCCGATTAATGATCCAGGTACATTAAAACAAATGGGTTATTTACTTTTATACATTGATCCAACGTTTCTAAGCAAATGGATTACGAAAGATTATCAAAACTCGACTTTTCAAATACAAAACACAAAAGGAGTCGAGGTATATTCCAACCACCCAAAGAAACAAATCCAAACGCCTGAAAAACAAGGATGGCTTCAAGCTGACAACAAAAAAGTATACTTTCAAAAAACAGAAGACGAAACAAATGGCTTGAAAAACAATACCTTTTTATATCGAGTAACAGATGATAGTGCGCCGCTTATCGAACTTACTTTATTTGGAATTGGACTGTTATTAGTTATTTTTTCTATCAGTATTAATTTTGTTATTAGTAGACGTTATTCTAAACGGATTTTAACCATTATTGGTGGGATGAATCGGGTGGAAAATGGGACGCTTGATGCAAAGCTTCCGGTTGATAATAACGGGGATGAATTGACGATGATTAGTGAGCGGTTTAACCATATGACAGAAAACCTCGATGCCTATGTGAAGAAGGTCTATAGCCTAGAAATGGAAGAACAAAAAGCGCGGCTCAAGGCACTCCAGGGTCAAATGCAGCCTCATTTTCTTTATAATTCACTAGAAGCAATTAGGATGAATGCGCGCGTAGAAGGAGCCAAAGCGACAAGTGATATGATTTATCAACTTGCAACACTACTGCGCTACACAGCTAATCACCGTGAAATCACCACTTTAGGTGAAGAAATCAATTACGTGAAACAATATGTCCGCTTTATGGAAATGCGCCACGAACAGCCAATTAAGCTAGAAATCAATATTGAAAAACGTTTCAATCATACACAGATTCCACGGTTTGCTCTGCAGCCGCTTATTGAAAACTTTTTCAAATATGCTTATAAAGAAAATCAAAATCCAATAGTCGTAATTACGGTCACTGCAGAAAATGAAAATTTACAATTTAGAATTGAAGACAATGGTTCGGGAATCGATGCAGAGAAATTAAAAGAAGTGCAAGCAACAATTGAAAGTAAAGATGAGACGAGCCACATCGGTCTAGCTAATTTAAACAAACGATTGCAACTTTTATATGGAGAAACTTATCAATTAACAATTAAAAGTAAAGCAAATGAAGGTACTGTTATTATGTTTCAAGTGCCTCAAAATACGGGAGGAGAAAAGTAA
- a CDS encoding YesL family protein, giving the protein MKLIDKFSVISDWIIRLVWTNLVWLFLVLIGGIVLGFMPATVALFTITRKWARGDLDVPVWKSAWQTYKQVFVSANLAGAIFALIGIFLYADLRIVFELMQGFWSTILYFFLMFLLFLVGIAFLQYFTVFVHFQMKNARAYVGQAFLLAITSFKNTFMIVVGLVFCAWLISKMPAFLLFISGVLPSYWIMKINLHRFKQMEPK; this is encoded by the coding sequence ATGAAACTTATTGATAAATTTTCAGTTATTAGCGACTGGATTATCCGGCTCGTCTGGACAAATTTAGTATGGCTTTTCCTTGTGTTGATCGGCGGGATTGTGCTTGGCTTTATGCCGGCAACGGTTGCTTTATTTACGATAACGAGAAAATGGGCGCGAGGCGATTTAGATGTGCCAGTTTGGAAATCTGCTTGGCAAACTTATAAACAGGTGTTTGTTTCGGCTAATTTAGCGGGTGCAATTTTTGCGCTGATAGGGATTTTCCTGTATGCGGATTTGCGGATTGTTTTTGAATTAATGCAAGGTTTTTGGTCGACGATTTTATACTTTTTCTTAATGTTTTTGCTTTTTCTTGTGGGTATTGCCTTTTTACAGTATTTCACGGTATTTGTTCACTTTCAAATGAAAAATGCGCGTGCTTATGTCGGGCAAGCATTCTTGCTCGCGATTACTAGTTTTAAAAATACCTTTATGATTGTGGTTGGACTTGTTTTTTGCGCATGGTTAATCTCGAAAATGCCCGCTTTTCTTTTATTCATTTCTGGCGTTTTGCCAAGTTATTGGATAATGAAAATCAACTTACACCGCTTCAAGCAAATGGAACCAAAGTAA
- a CDS encoding glycoside hydrolase family 125 protein, with amino-acid sequence MTNKVPASFSKWIEKVKTTFPENKKLHRMFEKCFTNTYTTTLQETEEGLPFVITGDIPAMWLRDSTSQIRPYLIVAEEDEEMATVIENLVKLQTKCILHDPYANAFNKSANGAGFQNDKTAMTDLVWERKYEIDSLCYPIQLAYLLWKSTSRTGHFTEEFRKALHQIIEVFKIEQKHTEQSPYRFERENVRQSDTLNNNGKGTDVSYTGMSWSGFRPSDDACMYGYLVPSNMFLVVVMDYVQEIIAAFYPDDKELLKDSADLRKEVAAGIETYAKQAHPYYGDVYAYEVDGTGRKLFMDDANVPSLLAAPYLGFCKKNDPAYQATRKLILSRENPYFVEGSVLTGIGSPHTPDHYVWPIALSIEGLTAETEAEKQAILEMLIAGDGGTDYMHEGVNASNPAEFTRDWFAWSNAMFSEFVLSMCGVYVKGSPLSK; translated from the coding sequence ATGACAAACAAAGTACCAGCAAGCTTTAGCAAATGGATAGAGAAAGTGAAAACGACTTTTCCAGAAAACAAAAAACTTCACCGCATGTTTGAAAAATGTTTTACGAATACGTATACAACTACCTTACAAGAAACAGAAGAGGGGCTTCCATTTGTTATTACAGGAGACATTCCAGCGATGTGGTTACGCGATTCTACAAGCCAAATTAGACCATATTTAATTGTGGCGGAAGAAGACGAAGAAATGGCGACTGTTATTGAAAACCTCGTAAAGTTACAAACTAAATGTATTTTGCATGACCCATACGCGAATGCTTTTAATAAATCGGCGAATGGTGCGGGATTTCAAAACGACAAAACAGCAATGACCGACCTGGTTTGGGAACGAAAATATGAAATTGATTCACTTTGCTATCCGATTCAATTAGCGTATCTATTATGGAAAAGCACCAGCCGTACAGGTCATTTTACCGAAGAATTTAGAAAAGCATTGCATCAAATCATCGAAGTTTTTAAAATCGAACAAAAACATACAGAGCAAAGTCCGTATCGTTTCGAACGAGAAAATGTACGTCAATCAGATACCTTAAATAATAACGGAAAAGGAACAGATGTAAGCTATACTGGTATGTCTTGGAGTGGCTTTAGACCGAGTGACGACGCGTGTATGTATGGCTATCTTGTGCCGAGTAATATGTTTTTAGTTGTGGTGATGGATTACGTCCAAGAAATAATAGCGGCGTTTTACCCGGATGATAAAGAATTGCTGAAAGATAGCGCAGATTTACGAAAAGAAGTTGCTGCAGGGATTGAAACCTATGCGAAACAAGCGCATCCCTATTACGGCGATGTTTACGCGTATGAAGTTGACGGAACGGGGCGTAAATTATTTATGGATGATGCTAACGTGCCAAGCTTGCTCGCTGCACCGTACTTAGGTTTTTGTAAGAAAAATGATCCTGCATACCAAGCGACTAGAAAACTAATTTTAAGCCGAGAAAATCCTTATTTTGTCGAAGGTAGTGTACTTACAGGAATTGGTAGTCCACATACACCTGATCATTATGTATGGCCGATTGCGCTTAGCATCGAAGGATTAACGGCAGAAACAGAAGCGGAAAAACAAGCCATTTTAGAGATGCTGATTGCCGGAGATGGCGGAACGGATTATATGCACGAAGGTGTCAACGCCTCGAATCCAGCTGAATTCACGCGCGACTGGTTTGCTTGGTCGAATGCAATGTTTAGTGAATTTGTTTTAAGCATGTGCGGTGTGTACGTAAAAGGCAGCCCATTAAGTAAATAA
- a CDS encoding alpha-mannosidase, with the protein MTRKKAHIISHSHWDREWFLPLESLRFRLVTLMDEVEALLDKEVGFHHFHMDGQMIMLEDYLAVKPAKREKMKQLVADGKLRIGPWYMLQDAFLTSGEANIRNLQYGLEMAEEFGQVEKIGYFPDTFGLYGQVPQLMRQAGFDTVVFGRGVNPTGFNNQVFDSAFASKYSEMFWESPDGSKVLGILLANWYSNGNEIPVEKEAAKVFWDKKLADVERFASTDEWLFMNGCDHQPVQTDLAEALEVARELYPEVEFIHSHFEKYQEAVKAGLAPEKLQTVHGELTSQQSDGWSTLANTASSRIYLKQANAKIERLLERLAEPISVMATEAGVQYPHEYLAYAWKLLMENQIHDSITGCSLDEVHREMEARFEKVEQATMAIIQNAARQITEQITTNEAGIPITVFHSGGLEATRTIELELETDAIHFSEMHFELIPDELAKLPEQSFRLETSTGEEIPVVVESLGIRFNYDLPERKFRDSYFARKYKLTFTVENLPAVGYETIYAHPVDLVNESANQTQDFSLENRFLKVEIAANGTYTILDKEKAIEIAGVGAYEDAGDIGNEYMFKETGDNLRINTLHSKPAIRVLREDKLGKTIEINHEIEIPESASSAFAEEKRRLIWHPDRQSERSENFTTFKITTELTLNKHDKQLTIRVKLNNNVDDHRLRVLFPTGKQTETHQAGSVFEVVTRANKQVKEWTNPAKDNRKQGFVASGNIVVASLGLPEYEVSEHGDKLELTLLRAVSEIGDWGDFPAYEAECHREITAEFHVFLTNDSDVANSSIPAQVNARLTPIFAFQHKSTTKEKILAEKRDFAEWKTEAGFVFSAFKLAKDNQPIIRFFQTASEPKQLQTMQPWQKSTILEETTGDAKKQFTASPNEIITLKGV; encoded by the coding sequence ATGACTAGAAAGAAAGCGCATATTATTTCTCATTCTCATTGGGATAGAGAATGGTTTTTACCACTAGAAAGTTTGAGATTTAGACTTGTTACGCTGATGGATGAAGTAGAAGCATTACTTGATAAGGAAGTTGGATTTCATCATTTTCATATGGATGGACAAATGATTATGTTAGAAGATTATTTAGCTGTGAAACCCGCGAAAAGGGAAAAAATGAAGCAGCTGGTTGCGGACGGAAAACTGCGAATCGGACCGTGGTACATGTTGCAAGATGCTTTTTTGACAAGTGGAGAAGCGAATATTCGTAATTTGCAGTATGGTCTAGAAATGGCAGAAGAATTCGGTCAAGTAGAGAAAATTGGTTATTTTCCTGATACGTTTGGTTTATATGGACAAGTGCCACAACTCATGCGCCAAGCCGGTTTCGATACGGTCGTTTTCGGTCGTGGGGTCAATCCAACCGGCTTTAACAACCAAGTTTTTGATAGCGCTTTTGCCTCGAAATATTCGGAGATGTTTTGGGAAAGCCCGGACGGTTCGAAAGTATTAGGAATTTTACTCGCAAATTGGTATTCCAATGGCAATGAAATTCCGGTGGAAAAAGAAGCCGCGAAAGTTTTCTGGGATAAGAAGTTAGCGGATGTGGAACGGTTCGCATCGACGGATGAATGGCTATTTATGAACGGCTGTGATCATCAGCCAGTGCAAACTGATTTAGCGGAAGCATTGGAAGTGGCGCGGGAACTTTATCCTGAGGTGGAGTTTATCCATAGCCATTTTGAAAAATATCAAGAGGCTGTCAAAGCTGGTCTTGCCCCCGAAAAATTACAAACGGTTCACGGAGAATTAACGAGCCAACAATCAGATGGATGGTCCACGCTCGCCAACACAGCATCTTCACGTATTTACTTAAAACAAGCAAATGCGAAAATAGAGCGTTTATTAGAGCGTTTGGCTGAACCGATTTCTGTGATGGCGACGGAAGCAGGTGTCCAGTATCCACATGAATACTTAGCTTATGCTTGGAAATTACTTATGGAAAATCAAATCCATGACAGTATCACGGGATGTAGTTTGGATGAGGTGCACCGTGAAATGGAAGCTCGTTTTGAAAAAGTCGAACAAGCGACTATGGCGATTATTCAAAATGCCGCACGTCAAATCACGGAACAAATCACAACGAATGAAGCGGGCATTCCCATTACGGTATTTCATTCAGGTGGTCTCGAAGCAACGAGAACCATAGAACTCGAACTTGAAACAGATGCAATTCACTTTTCTGAGATGCATTTTGAATTAATACCAGACGAATTAGCGAAACTTCCAGAGCAAAGTTTTCGATTAGAAACAAGCACCGGCGAAGAAATTCCGGTTGTTGTTGAGTCGCTTGGCATTCGTTTTAATTACGATTTACCAGAACGGAAATTCCGCGATTCTTATTTTGCGAGAAAGTACAAACTAACCTTCACCGTAGAAAATTTGCCAGCGGTTGGGTATGAAACAATTTACGCACATCCGGTCGATTTGGTGAATGAATCAGCGAACCAAACACAAGATTTCTCTTTAGAAAATCGCTTTTTAAAAGTGGAAATTGCGGCGAATGGGACGTATACGATTTTAGATAAAGAAAAAGCGATAGAAATTGCAGGTGTTGGGGCATATGAGGATGCGGGCGACATCGGTAATGAATATATGTTTAAAGAAACCGGCGATAACTTACGAATAAATACACTCCATTCCAAACCGGCAATTCGAGTACTACGAGAGGATAAACTCGGCAAAACAATCGAAATAAACCATGAAATTGAAATACCAGAAAGCGCAAGTTCCGCCTTTGCGGAAGAAAAACGTCGCCTAATATGGCATCCTGACCGGCAGTCGGAGCGCTCGGAAAATTTTACTACATTTAAAATCACGACAGAATTAACGCTAAATAAACACGATAAACAATTAACTATCCGAGTGAAACTAAATAATAACGTAGATGACCATCGACTCCGCGTCCTTTTCCCGACTGGAAAACAAACAGAAACACATCAAGCGGGAAGTGTTTTTGAAGTAGTAACACGCGCGAATAAACAAGTCAAAGAATGGACGAATCCTGCTAAAGATAACCGAAAACAAGGCTTTGTTGCTAGTGGAAATATCGTTGTCGCAAGTCTTGGTTTACCAGAATATGAAGTAAGCGAACATGGTGACAAACTAGAATTAACATTGCTTCGCGCAGTATCTGAAATAGGCGATTGGGGTGATTTTCCGGCATATGAAGCGGAATGCCACCGAGAGATTACAGCAGAGTTTCACGTTTTCCTAACAAATGATTCTGATGTTGCAAATAGCTCCATCCCAGCACAAGTAAACGCACGCTTGACTCCTATTTTTGCATTCCAACACAAATCAACAACGAAAGAAAAAATTCTCGCAGAAAAAAGAGATTTTGCAGAATGGAAAACAGAGGCTGGATTTGTCTTCTCAGCATTTAAACTCGCTAAAGACAACCAACCGATTATCCGATTCTTCCAAACCGCAAGTGAACCAAAACAGCTACAGACGATGCAACCGTGGCAGAAATCGACTATTTTGGAAGAAACGACGGGAGATGCCAAGAAACAATTTACCGCTAGTCCAAACGAAATCATCACTTTAAAAGGAGTGTAA